One Acidobacteriota bacterium DNA segment encodes these proteins:
- a CDS encoding electron transfer flavoprotein subunit beta/FixA family protein: MKIITCVKQVPDTEAQIKIGPDGKSIVESEINFILNPYDEYAVEEALKIKEKSGEGEVTAISVGPERVVSALRTALAMGVDKAVHIRTEGEGDSLFVASLLASAISKRDYDLILCGYMGIGTDNCQVGAMLAELLDLPQITNVSKLELDGGKIVAHREVEGLTEVVESSLPAVITAGKGLNTPRYPSLRGIMMAKKKEIETIDGASLLSDPPSSKVELVELKLPPMRSGGKVVTGTSEEVAKEFVEWLTKEVKIF; the protein is encoded by the coding sequence ATGAAGATCATTACCTGTGTGAAGCAGGTTCCGGACACCGAAGCTCAGATAAAGATAGGTCCGGATGGGAAGTCCATCGTGGAATCGGAAATCAACTTTATCCTTAATCCCTATGATGAGTATGCGGTGGAGGAGGCGCTCAAAATAAAGGAAAAAAGTGGCGAGGGAGAAGTTACCGCGATAAGCGTAGGTCCCGAACGGGTGGTCTCTGCCTTGAGGACAGCGTTGGCAATGGGAGTGGATAAGGCGGTGCATATCAGGACGGAGGGGGAGGGTGATTCCCTTTTCGTGGCTTCGCTTCTTGCTTCTGCCATCTCTAAAAGGGACTATGACCTTATCCTCTGTGGTTATATGGGTATCGGCACCGATAACTGCCAGGTTGGGGCGATGCTTGCGGAACTTCTTGATCTCCCTCAGATCACCAATGTCTCTAAGCTCGAGCTTGATGGGGGGAAGATCGTTGCCCATCGCGAGGTGGAGGGATTGACTGAGGTGGTGGAGTCGTCACTTCCCGCGGTGATCACTGCAGGTAAGGGGCTTAATACCCCGCGTTATCCCTCCCTTCGGGGGATTATGATGGCGAAGAAGAAGGAGATAGAGACGATAGATGGTGCCTCTCTCCTTTCCGATCCCCCCTCGTCCAAGGTAGAGCTGGTTGAGCTTAAGCTCCCCCCGATGCGGAGCGGTGGTAAGGTGGTGACCGGCACCTCGGAGGAGGTTGCTAAGGAGTTTGTGGAATGGCTGACTAAAGAGGTGAAGATCTTCTGA